From a single Camelus bactrianus isolate YW-2024 breed Bactrian camel chromosome 11, ASM4877302v1, whole genome shotgun sequence genomic region:
- the AVPI1 gene encoding arginine vasopressin-induced protein 1, producing MGTPASVVSEPPPWQAPTETRGRKQASANIFQDAELLQIQGLFQRSGDQLAEERAQIVWECAGDHHVAEALKRLRRKRPPRPRPLSHSLHHCSRLRIPESHAPPADPQSSATEMASGDQYLNSRRASARIRRNWRKPSPTSYLHQIRH from the exons ATGGGCACCCCCGCCTCTGTGGTGAGTGAGCCGCCCCCCTGGCAGGCCCCGACTGAGACCCGGGGCCGCAAGCAGGCCTCGGCCAACATCTTCCAGGACGCTGAGCTGCTGCAGATCCAGGGCCTGTTTCAGCGCAGTGGGGACCAGCTGGCCGAGGAGCGCGCGCAGATCGTCTGGGAGTGTGCTGGGGACCACCACGTGGCCGAGGCCTTGAAGAGGCTGCGCAGGAAAAGGCCCCCACGGCCGAGGCCCCTGAGCCACTCGCTACACCACTGCAGCCGGCTCAG AATCCCAGAGTCCCACGCTCCACCAGCCGACCCACAGAGCAGTGCCACGGAGATGGCTTCCGGCGATCAGTATCTGAACTCTAGGAGGGCAAGTGCCAGGATCCGCCGGAACTGGAGGAAGCCGAGTCCCACAAGCTACCTCCATCAGATCAGACACTga